A genomic stretch from Stutzerimonas decontaminans includes:
- a CDS encoding 2-hydroxymuconate tautomerase, with protein sequence MPIAQIHILEGRSDEQKESLIREVSQAISRSLDAPLASVRVIITEMPKVHFGIGGESAKAIGR encoded by the coding sequence ATGCCTATTGCCCAGATCCATATCCTCGAAGGCCGCAGCGACGAGCAGAAGGAGTCGCTGATCCGCGAGGTCAGCCAGGCCATCTCGCGCTCGCTGGACGCGCCGCTGGCCAGCGTGCGGGTGATCATCACCGAGATGCCCAAGGTCCACTTCGGCATCGGCGGCGAGAGCGCCAAGGCCATTGGTCGATGA
- a CDS encoding GlcG/HbpS family heme-binding protein, whose translation MRTTNQRSLHWEAAYAATRAAVAHAEKLGVRINVCVVDHSGLPLAYLRMNGAFLHSREIAEDKAYTAVSFGFPTRDWLDVLGDNPRLRIGLPRRERLVVFGGGLPILLDGECIGGIGVSGADEGQDEACAAAGLAAIGHHEASSLG comes from the coding sequence ATGAGAACAACGAATCAACGCTCGCTGCACTGGGAAGCCGCCTATGCCGCCACCCGTGCGGCCGTGGCACATGCAGAGAAGCTAGGCGTGCGCATTAACGTCTGCGTGGTTGACCACTCCGGCCTGCCGTTGGCCTATCTGCGCATGAACGGCGCCTTTCTACATTCACGGGAAATTGCCGAAGACAAGGCGTACACCGCCGTGAGCTTCGGCTTCCCCACCCGCGACTGGCTCGACGTGCTGGGTGACAACCCGCGCCTGCGCATCGGCCTGCCGAGACGCGAGCGGCTGGTGGTGTTCGGCGGGGGCCTGCCGATCCTACTCGATGGTGAATGCATCGGCGGCATCGGCGTCTCTGGGGCCGACGAGGGGCAGGACGAAGCCTGCGCGGCAGCGGGCTTGGCGGCCATAGGGCATCATGAGGCATCCAGTTTGGGGTAG
- a CDS encoding FAD-binding oxidoreductase produces the protein MNITASEPASGPWNPKRILAALRADASIGEVLAGADIEARYLNDWSGEEGGRPLALVRPHDTAEIARVLALCHAGRCPVVPQGGLTGLAGGATPIEGCVLVSLERMSGVVELDPASATMTVLAGTPLQVVQEAAQAAGFLFALDLGARGSCQIGGNIATNAGGNRVIRYGMARDLVLGLEAVLPDGTVLSMMNKMVKNNAGPDLKHLFIGTEGTLGIITQAVLRLHPGVSGANTALVAAPDFGSAIKLLRHAQHLLGGRVSAFEMMWQDYYAAATTAGGIAAPLPATYPLYVLLDLQAAAPEEDAARFEAMLEHALAEGWIADAAVAQSHTQTQAFWELRDAISEMLRTFAPTINFDVSAPISGIEECVARMREALARDFPGVRAIYFGHVGDGNVHIVVGSLPTDDRKTEQRIEAAFYAIVRSLSGSVSAEHGIGLHKRPWLHYSRNPAELSLIATVKRALDPHGIMNPGKILAS, from the coding sequence ATGAACATCACTGCATCGGAACCGGCGTCCGGGCCCTGGAACCCTAAACGAATTCTGGCCGCGCTGCGCGCCGACGCCAGCATCGGCGAAGTGCTGGCGGGCGCCGACATCGAGGCCCGGTACCTGAACGACTGGAGCGGTGAGGAAGGCGGCAGGCCGCTGGCCTTGGTGCGCCCGCACGACACCGCCGAAATTGCGCGCGTGCTGGCATTATGCCATGCAGGACGCTGCCCAGTGGTGCCGCAGGGCGGGCTGACCGGCCTGGCCGGCGGTGCCACGCCGATAGAAGGCTGCGTGCTCGTTTCACTGGAGCGCATGTCCGGCGTGGTCGAACTGGACCCTGCCTCAGCCACCATGACCGTGCTGGCCGGCACGCCGCTGCAGGTCGTTCAGGAAGCCGCGCAGGCGGCGGGCTTTCTGTTCGCGCTGGACCTGGGCGCGCGCGGCTCCTGCCAGATCGGCGGCAACATCGCCACCAATGCGGGCGGCAACCGCGTGATCCGCTACGGCATGGCGCGCGACCTGGTGCTGGGACTGGAAGCCGTGCTGCCCGACGGAACCGTGCTGTCCATGATGAACAAGATGGTCAAGAACAATGCCGGCCCCGATCTGAAGCATCTGTTCATCGGCACCGAGGGCACGCTGGGCATCATCACGCAGGCCGTGCTCCGCCTGCATCCGGGCGTCTCGGGCGCCAATACCGCGTTGGTAGCCGCGCCCGATTTCGGCTCGGCCATCAAGCTGCTGCGCCATGCGCAGCACCTCCTGGGCGGCCGGGTCAGCGCATTCGAGATGATGTGGCAGGACTACTATGCCGCGGCCACAACCGCCGGCGGCATCGCCGCGCCGCTGCCGGCCACGTATCCACTATACGTGCTGCTGGACCTGCAGGCGGCCGCACCCGAAGAGGATGCGGCGCGCTTCGAGGCGATGTTGGAACACGCGCTGGCCGAAGGCTGGATCGCCGACGCCGCCGTGGCCCAATCTCACACGCAGACCCAAGCCTTCTGGGAACTGCGCGATGCCATCTCCGAGATGCTGCGCACCTTCGCGCCCACCATCAACTTCGACGTGTCCGCGCCCATCTCGGGCATCGAGGAATGCGTGGCCCGGATGCGCGAGGCGCTGGCGCGCGATTTCCCCGGCGTTCGGGCGATCTACTTCGGCCACGTCGGCGACGGCAACGTGCATATCGTGGTGGGTTCGCTGCCGACTGACGACCGCAAGACCGAACAGCGCATCGAGGCCGCATTCTACGCTATCGTGCGCAGCCTGTCGGGATCGGTCTCGGCCGAGCACGGCATTGGGCTGCACAAGCGGCCGTGGTTGCACTACAGCCGCAATCCGGCGGAGCTGTCCTTGATCGCGACGGTGAAGCGCGCGCTCGATCCGCACGGGATCATGAATCCGGGGAAGATTCTGGCGTCTTGA
- a CDS encoding UvrD-helicase domain-containing protein: MSFAFTHEQQPAISSLARLIKLVAFAGTGKTTTLVGYAQARPQQRILYLCYNKSVEVTAKEKFPLHVTCKTSHGLAYGAMGAKYRHKLTGNLRLTDIARAISSQNWEFVRAVQDTLNAFLASADDSISLDHVPSSRLKNERMKRAAGKIVASADLLWKRMLDVRDTAVHQTHDGYQKAWALTRPDLSKRFDIVLADEAQDINPLLAGILADQARYGMGVVVCGDGHQMLYRFRGAVDALDAHWLDEAETHYLTQSFRFGPAVAKVANMILHFKGEHRPLVGLGDPTRVTKALPEGLEHRTVLCRTVIGVIETALIAQAKGDKIFWAGGIDSYQLQDIEDLHSLAKGRRDLIKNKRLLQEYPDYDLYEEIANESQDSEMLRTIRVVTQYSHNLPELFDKLRRTAVKDEFEATLTVSTAHRAKGLEWDAVELSDDFSFEPFNPENTKEQFEDEMNLLYVACTRAMKVLAINGPVLEIMHEFVGRRDGKRPNIPLTFKRAAEAA, encoded by the coding sequence ATGTCATTCGCATTCACGCACGAGCAACAGCCCGCGATTAGCTCGCTTGCTCGCCTGATCAAGCTTGTCGCATTCGCCGGTACTGGTAAGACAACCACGCTGGTTGGGTATGCCCAGGCGCGTCCCCAGCAACGAATCCTGTACCTCTGTTACAACAAGAGCGTCGAGGTAACGGCCAAGGAAAAATTCCCCCTCCATGTGACATGCAAGACATCACACGGACTTGCCTATGGCGCGATGGGAGCAAAGTATCGGCATAAGCTCACCGGGAATCTGAGGCTGACTGATATCGCCCGCGCGATTTCAAGCCAGAACTGGGAATTCGTGCGCGCTGTGCAGGACACTCTGAATGCCTTTTTGGCGAGTGCAGATGACAGCATTTCGCTCGATCATGTGCCGTCAAGCAGGCTCAAGAATGAGCGCATGAAGCGCGCCGCAGGAAAGATCGTCGCAAGCGCCGATCTTCTCTGGAAACGCATGCTCGATGTCCGCGATACGGCTGTGCACCAAACGCACGACGGGTACCAGAAGGCGTGGGCGCTCACCCGCCCAGATCTGTCGAAGCGTTTCGATATTGTGCTGGCGGACGAGGCGCAGGATATCAACCCGCTGCTGGCCGGCATTCTTGCTGACCAAGCGCGCTACGGTATGGGTGTTGTTGTGTGCGGTGACGGCCACCAGATGCTGTACCGCTTCAGGGGAGCCGTCGATGCACTTGATGCTCACTGGCTCGACGAGGCCGAGACGCACTACCTCACGCAGAGCTTCCGGTTCGGACCGGCAGTTGCGAAGGTGGCCAACATGATTCTGCACTTCAAGGGGGAACACCGTCCCCTGGTAGGGCTGGGTGACCCCACACGCGTGACGAAGGCCTTGCCCGAGGGCCTGGAGCATCGCACCGTCTTGTGCCGTACAGTCATCGGTGTCATCGAAACGGCCCTGATTGCGCAGGCCAAGGGAGATAAAATCTTCTGGGCAGGTGGTATCGATAGCTACCAACTGCAGGATATCGAGGATCTGCACTCGCTTGCCAAAGGCCGCAGGGACCTGATTAAGAACAAGCGCCTGCTGCAGGAATACCCAGACTACGACCTCTACGAAGAGATCGCCAACGAGAGCCAGGACAGCGAAATGCTGCGCACGATTCGCGTCGTGACTCAGTACAGCCACAACCTCCCGGAGCTTTTCGACAAGCTACGCCGCACGGCGGTTAAAGACGAGTTTGAAGCGACCCTTACCGTCAGCACAGCGCACCGGGCGAAGGGGCTGGAGTGGGATGCAGTTGAGCTGAGCGATGATTTTTCATTCGAGCCGTTCAATCCAGAGAACACGAAAGAGCAGTTCGAGGATGAAATGAACTTGCTTTATGTCGCCTGCACGCGAGCGATGAAGGTTCTGGCTATCAACGGTCCAGTGCTGGAAATCATGCACGAATTCGTGGGCCGGCGTGACGGCAAGCGGCCGAATATCCCCCTTACCTTCAAGCGCGCAGCAGAGGCGGCGTAG